One part of the Pseudomonadota bacterium genome encodes these proteins:
- a CDS encoding zinc ribbon domain-containing protein, whose amino-acid sequence MPIYEYRCKNCGKMFEIFQKIGDEPLKTCRICNGTLHKLISQCSFHLKGTGWYVTDYKKPIDSVGHGGNGGKHAVKEEEKTEAKAEVKTETKTEAKKEGTAHTGGQDEKRG is encoded by the coding sequence ATGCCCATATACGAGTACAGGTGTAAAAATTGCGGAAAGATGTTTGAAATATTCCAAAAAATAGGGGATGAACCTTTAAAGACATGTCGTATATGCAATGGTACCCTACACAAATTAATCTCCCAATGCTCTTTCCATCTGAAGGGCACCGGATGGTATGTAACTGACTATAAAAAACCAATTGACTCTGTGGGGCACGGCGGAAACGGTGGAAAGCATGCAGTAAAAGAAGAAGAAAAAACAGAAGCGAAGGCAGAAGTGAAAACAGAAACAAAAACAGAAGCGAAGAAAGAGGGTACTGCCCATACTGGAGGACAGGATGAAAAAAGGGGATAA
- the carB gene encoding carbamoyl-phosphate synthase large subunit, with product GLESSMISEILIEESVIGWKEYELEVMRDKKDNVVIICSIENFDPMGIHTGDSITVAPAQTLTDKEYHHMRDAAIRIIREIGVETGGSNIQFAINQDDGRMVVIEMNPRVSRSSALASKATGFPIAKIAAKLAIGYTLDEIPNDITKKTPASFEPTIDYCVVKIPRFTFEKFKGADETLTVSMKSVGEVMAIGRTFKEALQKGFRSLETGCYGITNDKLPGINSAEYIRQKLIIPNKDRVFYIRHALRAGFDIDEIYNLTGIDRWFLKNIEEIVECERELEIYKKDLPIFADSQNGLPERLIGQAKKFGFSDKQIGNILGQDEVEIRAWRLGKDIKSVFKLVDTCAAEFEAYTPYYYSTYELEDESRGSDRKKIMILGGGPNRIGQGIEFDYCCVHAAFALKELGYETIMVNSNPETVSTDYDTSDKLYFEPLTFENVLDIVERENPDGVIVQFGGQTPLNLALSLKDAGVNIIGTAPENIDIAEDRDKFKTLLKKLNLTQPENGIAISFEEAREVAGVIGYPVVVRPSYVLGGRAMEIVYTEIDLESFMEKAAEASPERPILIDKFLEDAIEIDVDAVVDGERCVVAGIMEHIEEAGIHSGDSACTLPPYSLDDKIIEKIKFYTYKLAMELNVIGLINIQYAVKNDVVYVLEVNPRASRTVPFVSKATGVQWAKVAAKLMVGMKLKDLGIEKEVEIKHVAVKESVFPFNRFPGVDTILGPEMKSTGEVMGIDFNFGMAFLKSQLGAGQNLPFKGNVFLSVKNKDKRNIVFIAKKLSDLGFKIYATRGTGKVLVNNGIEVKFVNKVSEGRPHIVDMIKNGEIHLIINTPSGRNPKMDEVLIRATAVQYKIPYTTTLSGSQAVVNAIESMRKGGLRVKALQDYYL from the coding sequence AGGGCTTGAAAGCAGCATGATCAGCGAAATTCTTATAGAAGAATCAGTGATTGGATGGAAGGAGTATGAGCTGGAGGTGATGAGGGACAAAAAGGATAATGTTGTGATTATATGCTCTATTGAAAACTTTGACCCCATGGGCATACATACAGGTGACAGCATTACAGTTGCTCCTGCACAGACACTTACCGATAAAGAGTATCATCATATGAGAGATGCAGCTATTCGTATAATAAGGGAGATAGGTGTTGAAACGGGTGGTTCAAATATACAGTTTGCTATCAATCAGGATGATGGAAGGATGGTAGTGATAGAAATGAATCCAAGGGTATCGAGGAGTTCGGCCCTCGCATCGAAGGCTACTGGTTTCCCTATCGCAAAAATAGCTGCAAAGCTTGCAATAGGATATACACTCGACGAAATACCGAATGATATAACGAAAAAAACCCCGGCATCTTTTGAACCAACTATTGACTATTGTGTGGTGAAGATACCAAGGTTTACGTTTGAGAAATTTAAGGGGGCTGATGAAACACTGACCGTTTCCATGAAGTCGGTCGGGGAGGTAATGGCAATCGGAAGAACATTCAAGGAAGCATTACAAAAGGGATTCAGGTCCCTCGAGACAGGATGTTATGGAATTACAAATGATAAACTTCCTGGTATCAATAGTGCTGAGTATATAAGACAGAAACTCATAATACCCAATAAGGACAGGGTATTTTACATACGTCATGCCCTGAGGGCAGGATTTGATATAGATGAGATTTACAACCTTACAGGCATCGATAGGTGGTTTCTGAAAAATATAGAAGAGATTGTGGAGTGTGAAAGGGAGCTCGAAATCTATAAAAAGGATTTACCAATATTTGCCGATTCTCAAAATGGTCTTCCTGAAAGACTGATTGGGCAGGCGAAAAAATTTGGGTTTTCTGATAAACAGATTGGAAATATCCTCGGGCAGGATGAGGTTGAGATAAGGGCATGGAGGTTAGGGAAGGATATAAAAAGTGTATTCAAACTTGTGGATACATGTGCTGCAGAATTTGAGGCTTATACACCATATTACTACTCGACATATGAACTTGAGGATGAATCGAGGGGTTCAGATAGGAAAAAGATTATGATATTGGGAGGTGGACCAAACAGAATAGGGCAGGGCATAGAGTTTGACTACTGTTGCGTCCATGCTGCCTTTGCACTGAAAGAGCTTGGCTATGAAACTATAATGGTCAATAGCAACCCTGAAACAGTAAGCACAGACTATGATACTTCAGACAAATTGTACTTTGAACCCCTTACCTTTGAAAATGTGCTGGATATCGTAGAGAGGGAAAATCCTGACGGCGTGATTGTACAGTTTGGCGGCCAGACGCCACTAAACCTTGCGTTGTCACTAAAGGATGCAGGGGTGAACATCATAGGAACTGCCCCTGAAAACATAGATATTGCGGAGGATAGGGATAAGTTTAAAACCCTGCTGAAGAAGCTTAACCTTACACAACCCGAGAATGGCATAGCCATATCATTTGAAGAGGCGAGGGAGGTTGCAGGCGTGATAGGCTATCCTGTTGTTGTCAGGCCGTCATATGTGCTTGGTGGCAGGGCGATGGAGATCGTATACACCGAGATCGACCTTGAATCCTTTATGGAAAAGGCAGCTGAGGCTTCTCCTGAGCGCCCTATTTTAATAGATAAATTTCTTGAGGATGCCATAGAGATTGATGTGGATGCTGTTGTGGATGGAGAGAGGTGTGTGGTTGCAGGTATCATGGAACATATAGAAGAAGCAGGAATTCATTCAGGGGATAGTGCGTGTACATTACCTCCCTATTCACTTGATGATAAGATTATAGAGAAGATAAAGTTCTATACCTATAAACTTGCAATGGAACTTAATGTGATAGGTCTCATAAATATCCAGTATGCTGTAAAAAATGATGTTGTGTATGTGCTGGAGGTAAACCCGAGGGCAAGTAGAACTGTCCCGTTCGTGAGTAAAGCAACGGGTGTCCAGTGGGCAAAGGTAGCTGCAAAATTGATGGTTGGCATGAAATTGAAAGACCTTGGTATAGAGAAAGAGGTTGAAATAAAACATGTAGCAGTGAAAGAATCTGTTTTCCCCTTCAACAGATTTCCCGGGGTGGATACCATCTTGGGTCCCGAAATGAAGTCCACCGGTGAAGTAATGGGTATTGATTTCAATTTTGGTATGGCCTTTTTAAAATCCCAACTGGGTGCCGGTCAGAACCTTCCTTTTAAAGGGAATGTCTTTTTAAGTGTAAAAAATAAGGATAAGAGGAACATTGTTTTTATTGCCAAGAAGTTATCTGACCTTGGTTTTAAAATATATGCAACAAGAGGCACTGGAAAGGTACTTGTCAACAATGGCATAGAGGTGAAATTTGTAAACAAGGTTTCTGAAGGGAGACCCCATATCGTTGATATGATAAAAAATGGCGAGATTCACTTGATAATCAATACACCAAGCGGAAGAAACCCGAAGATGGACGAGGTACTTATTAGAGCTACTGCAGTTCAATATAAAATTCCTTACACGACTACTTTGTCTGGTTCACAGGCAGTAGTGAATGCCATAGAGAGCATGAGGAAAGGAGGCCTTCGAGTCAAGGCCTTGCAGGATTATTATCTGTAA